The Acanthopagrus latus isolate v.2019 chromosome 13, fAcaLat1.1, whole genome shotgun sequence genome contains a region encoding:
- the aspa gene encoding aspartoacylase → MSSYSNSVCFNAARRVAIFGGTHGNEMSGVTLVNLWVKNGAEIQRKGVETKPFITNPKAVEKCTRYVDTDLNRAFSPENLSAPGGDNLPYEVQRAQEINRLFGPKGSPEAYDVIFDLHNTTSNMGCTLILESSKDHFNLQMMNYIKKAIAPASCLVLLNEHPLLKYSTSRSVAKHPVGLEVGPQPQGVLRSNIFEAMRVILKHALDFIELFNEGMEFPPCTVEVFWVSERIDYPRDANGNIIAMVHPNLQDCDWEPLNPGDPMFQTFDGKTIHYQGSGTVYPTFINEAAYYEKQQAFVTTRRETLVASAIRKA, encoded by the exons ATGTCTTCGTACAGCAACAGCGTGTGTTTCAACGCGGCCAGGAGGGTGGCTATCTTCGGGGGCACGCACGGGAACGAGATGTCCGGCGTGACGCTCGTCAACCTGTGGGTGAAGAACGGCGCCGAGATCCAGAGGAAAGGTGTCGAGACCAAACCCTTCATCACCAACCCGAAGGCGGTGGAGAAGTGCACGAGATACGTGGACACGGACCTGAACCGAGCCTTCAGCCCGGAGAACCTCAG TGCCCCGGGAGGAGATAACCTGCCCTACGAGGTGCAGAGGGCCCAGGAGATCAACAGGCTGTTCGGGCCCAAGGGGAGCCCCGAGGCCTACGATGTCATCTTCGACCTCCACAACACAACGTCCAACATGGGCTGCACTCTGATTCTGGAGAGTTCCAAAGACCACTTCAATCTGCAGATGATGAACTACATCAAG AAAGCCATCGCTCCCGCCAGTTGTCTCGTACTGCTCAATGAACACCCTCTGTTGAAATATTCCACTTCACGCTCAGTTGCCAAGCACCCTGTTG GTCTGGAAGTGGGTCCTCAGCCTCAAGGTGTTCTGAGGAGTAACATCTTCGAAGCTATGAGGGTCATATTGAAACATGCCCTGGACTTCATCGAACTGTTTAATGAAG GCATGGAGTTCCCTCCCTGTACGGTGGAGGTTTTCTGGGTCTCAGAGAGGATCGATTACCCCAGAGATGCCAATGGAAACATCATCGCCATGGTGCACCCTAACCTGCAG gaCTGTGACTGGGAACCGCTGAACCCCGGTGACCCCATGTTCCAAACATTCGACGGAAAGACCATCCACTACCAAGGCTCAGGCACCGTCTATCCcacttttataaatgaggcGGCGTATTATGAGAAACAACAGGCGTTTGTGACCACCAGGCGGGAAACCTTGGTCGCGAGCGCCATCAGAAAAGCATGA